A window from Macaca fascicularis isolate 582-1 chromosome 20, T2T-MFA8v1.1 encodes these proteins:
- the CACNA1H gene encoding voltage-dependent T-type calcium channel subunit alpha-1H isoform X5, with amino-acid sequence MTEGARAADEVRVPLGAPPPGPAAAVGASPESPGVPGREAEQGSEPGVSPPESPAAERGAELGADEEQRVPYPALAATVFFCLGQTTRPRSWCLRLVCNPWFEHVSMLVIMLNCVTLGMFRPCEDVECGSERCNILEAFDAFIFAFFAVEMVIKMVALGLFGQKCYLGDTWNRLDFFIVVAGMMEYSLDGHNVSLSAIRTVRVLRPLRAINRVPSMRILVTLLLDTLPMLGNVLLLCFFVFFIFGIVGVQLWAGLLRNRCFLDSAFVRNNNLTFLRPYYQTEEGEENPFICSSRRDNGMQKCSHIPGRRELRVPCTLGWEAYVQPQAEGVGATRNACINWNQYYNVCRSGDSNPHNGAINFDNIGYAWIAIFQVGGKKVGRGPRGTAGERVQDSPPSRDPGGHGGGGGGVVRAQVQPPPPQVITLEGWVDIMYYVMDAHSFYNFIYFILLIIVGSFFMINLCLVVIATQFSETKQRESQLMREQRARHLSNDSTLASFSEPGSCYEELLKYVGHIFRKVKRRGLRLYARWQSRWRKKVDPSAVQGQGPGHRQRRAGRHTASVHHLVYHHHHHHHHHYHFSHSSPRRPGPEPGACDTRVVRAGAPPSPPSPGSRAPDAESVHSIYHADCHIEGPQERAQVARAAATAAASLKLATGLGTMNYPTILSSGMGSGRGSTSPGPKGKWASGPPGTGGHSPLSLNSPDPYEKIQHVVGEHGLGQAPGHLSGLSVPCPLPSPPAGTLTCELKSCPYCTRALEDPEGELSGSESGDSDGRGIYEFTQDIQHGDRRDPMQPPPATDTPGPGSPRRRAQQMAAPGEPGRLGHLWATFSGKLRRIVDSKYFSRGIMMAILVNTLSMGVEYHEQPEELTHALEISNIVFTSMFALEMLLKLLACGPLGYIRNPYNIFDGIIVVISVWEIVGQADGGLSVLRTFRLLRVLKLVRFLPALRRQLVVLVKTMDNVATFCTLLMLFIFIFSILGMHLFGCKFSLKTDTGDTVPDRKNFDSLLWAIVTVFQILTQEDWNVVLYNGMASTSSWAALYFVALMTFGNYVLFNLLVAILVEGFQAEGDANRSDTDEDKTSVHFEEDFHKLRELQTTELKMCSLAVTPNGHLEGRGSLSPPLIMCTAATPMPTPKSSPYLDAAPSLPDSRRGSSSSGDPPLGDQKPPANLRSSPCAPWGPNGAWSSRRSSWSSLGRAPSLKRRSQCGERESLLSGEGKGSTDDEAEDGRATPGPRATPLRRAESLDPRPLRPAPHPPTKCRDCNGQMVALPSEFFLRVDSHREDAAELDDDLEDSCCFRLHKVLEPYKPQWCRSREAWALYLFSPQNRFRVSCQKIITHKMFDHVVLVFIFLNCVTIALERPDIDPGSTVVALGLLSGEHAYLQSSWNLLDGLLVLVSLVDIVVAMASAGGAKILGVLRVLRLLRTLRPLRVISRAPGLKLVVETLISSLRPIGNIVLICCAFFIIFGILGVQLFKGKFYYCEGGDTRNISTKAQCRAAHYRWVRRKYNFDNLGQALMSLFVLSSKDGWVNIMYDGLDAVGVDQQPVQNHNPWMLLYFISFLLIVSFFVLNMFVGVVVENFHKCRQHQEAEEARRREEKRLRRLERRRRSKALPVAVAEAQRRPYYADYSPTRRSIHSLCTSHYLDLFITFIICVNVITMSMEHYNQPKSLDEALKYCNYVFTIVFVFEAALKLVAFGFRRFFKDRWNQLDLAIVLLSLMGITLEEIEMSAALPINPTIIRIMRVLRIARVLKLLKMATGMRALLDTVVQALPQVGNLGLLFMLLFFIYAALGVELFGRLECSEDNPCEGLSRHATFSNFGMAFLTLFRVSTGDNWNGIMKDTLRECTREDKHCLSYLPALSPVYFVTFVLVAQFVLVNVVVAVLMKHLEESNKEAREDAELDAEIELELAQGPGGARRVDADRPPSPQESPGARDTPNLLVARKVSVSRMLSLPNDSYMFRPVVPAAAPHPRPLQEVEMETYGASTPLGSVASAHSPPVESCASLQIPLAVSSPARSSETLHALSPRGTARSPSLSRLLCRQEAVRADSLEGQIDGPRDTLDPAETGEKTLVRPVSQGGSLQSPPRSPRPASTRTRKHTFGQRCVSSRTAAPGGEEAEASDPADEEVSHITSSARPWQPAAEPQGPEASPVAGGERDLRRLYSVDAQGFLDKPGRADEQWRPSAELGSGEPGEAKAWGPEAEPALGARRKKKMSPPCISVEPPAEDEGSARPPAAEGGSTTLRRRTPSCEATPHRDSLEPTEGSGTGGDPAAKGERWGQASCRAEHLTVPSFAFEPLDLGGPSGDPFLDGSHSVTPEPRAFSSGAIVLLEPPETDPPMPVSDPPEKRRGPYLTVPQCPLEKPGSPSATPAPGDGTDDPV; translated from the exons GGCTGGATTTCTTCATCGTCGTGGCGGG CATGATGGAGTACTCGTTGGATGGACACAACGTGAGCCTCTCGGCTATCAGGACCGTGCGGGTGCTGCGGCCCCTCCGTGCCATCAATCGCGTGCCGA GCATGCGAATCCTGGTCACTCTGCTGCTGGACACGCTGCCCATGCTTGGGAACGTCCTTCTGCTCTGCTTCTTCGTCTTCTTCATTTTTGGCATCGTTGGTGTCCAGCTCTGGGCTGGCCTCCTGCGGAACCGCTGCTTCCTGGACAGTGCCTTTGTCAG AAACAACAACCTGACCTTCCTGCGGCCGTACTACCAGACGGAGGAGGGCGAGGAGAACCCGTTCATCTGCTCCTCGCGCCGAGACAACGGCATGCAGAAGTGCTCGCACATCCCCGGCCGCCGCGAGCTGCGCGTGCCCTGCACGCTGGGCTGGGAGGCCTACGTGCAGCCCCAGGCCGAGGGGGTGGGCGCCACGCGCAACGCCTGCATCAACTGGAACCAGTACTACAACGTGTGCCGCTCGGGCGACTCCAACCCCCACAACGGTGCCATCAACTTCGACAACATTGGCTACGCCTGGATCGCCATCTTCCAGGTGGGCGGCAAGAAGGTGGGACGGGGACCCCGGGGCACGGCAGGGGAGCGGGTGCAGGACTCGCCCCCCAGCCGAGACCCCGGGGGGcacggggggggaggaggaggggtcGTGCGGGCCCAAGTCCAGCCACCGCCCCCCCAGGTGATCACGCTGGAAGGCTGGGTGGACATCATGTACTACGTCATGGACGCCCACTCGTTCTACAATTTCATCTATTTCATCTTGCTCATCATT GTGGGCTCCTTCTTCATGATCAACCTGTGCCTGGTGGTGATTGCCACGCAGTTCTCAGAGACAAAGCAGCGAGAGAGCCAGCTGATGCGGGAGCAGCGGGCGCGCCACCTATCCAACGACAGCACACTGGCCAGCTTCTCCGAGCCTGGCAGCTGCTACGAAGAGCTGCTGAAGTATGTGGGCCACATATTCCGCAAGGTCAAGCGGCGCGGCTTGCGCCTCTATGCCCGCTGGCAGAGCCGCTGGCGCAAGAAGGTGGACCCTAGCGCTGTGCAAGGCCAGGGTCCCGGGCACCGCCAGCGCCGGGCGGGCAGGCACACAGCCTCGGTGCACCACCTGgtctaccaccatcaccaccaccaccaccaccactaccatttCAGCCACAGCAGCCCCCGCAGGCCCGGCCCTGAGCCAGGCGCCTGCGACACCAGAGTGGTGCGGGCCGGCGCGCCCCCCTCACCACCCTCCCCAGGCAGCAGAGCACCCGACGCAGAGTCTGTGCACAGCATCTATCATGCCGACTGCCACATAGAGGGGCCGCAGGAGAGGGCCCAGGTGGCACGTGCCGCCGCCACCGCTGCCGCCAGCCTCAAACTGGCCACGGGGCTGGGCACCATGAACTACCCCACCATCCTGTCCTCAGGGATGGGCAGCGGCAGAGGCAGCACCAGCCCCGGACCCAAGGGGAAGTGGGCCAGTGGGCCTCCAGGCACTGGGGGGCACAGCCCCTTGAGCTTGAATAGCCCCGATCCCTACGAGAAGATCCAGCATGTGGTCGGGGAGCATG GACTGGGCCAGGCCCCTGGCCATCTGTCAGGCCTCAGCGTGCCctgccccctgcccagccccccaGCAGGCACGCTGACCTGTGAGCTGAAGAGCTGCCCATACTGCACCCGTGCCCTGGAGGACCCGGAGGGGGAGCTCAGTGGCTCAGAGAGTGGAGACTCAGATGGCCGTGGCATCTACGAATTCACGCAGGACATCCAGCACGGTGACCGCCGGGATCCCATGCAACCACCCCCTGCGACGGACACACCAGGCCCAGGCAGCCCCCGGCGGCGGGCACAGCAGATGGCAGCCCCGGGCGAGCCAGGCAGACTGGGCCACCTCTGGGCTACCTTCAGCGGCAAGCTGCGCCGCATCGTGGACAGCAAGTACTTCAGCCGCGGCATCATGATGGCCATTCTCGTCAACACGCTGAGCATGGGCGTGGAGTACCATGAGCAG CCCGAGGAACTGACTCACGCCCTGGAGATCAGCAACATTGTGTTCACCAGCATGTTCGCCTTGGAGATGTTGTTGAAACTGCTGGCCTGTGGCCCTCTGGGTTACATCCGGAACCCGTACAACATCTTCGACGGCATCATCGTGGTCATCAG CGTCTGGGAGATCGTGGGGCAGGCGGACGGCGGTCTGTCTGTGCTGCGCACCTTCCGGCTGCTGCGTGTGCTGAAGCTGGTGCGCTTCCTGCCAGCACTGCGGCGCCAGCTTGTGGTACTGGTGAAGACCATGGACAACGTGGCCACCTTCTGCACGCTGCTCATGCTCTTCATTTTCATCTTCAG CATCCTGGGCATGCACCTTTTCGGTTGCAAGTTCAGCCTGAAGACAGACACCGGAGACACCGTGCCCGACAGAAAGAACTTTGACTCCCTGCTGTGGGCCATCGTCACCGTGTTCCAG ATCCTGACCCAGGAGGACTGGAACGTGGTGCTGTACAACGGCatggcctccacctcctcctGGGCCGCCCTCTACTTCGTGGCCCTCATGACCTTCGGCAACTACGTGCTCTTCAACCTGCTGGTGGCCATCCTTGTGGAGGGCTTTCAGGCGGAG GGTGATGCCAACAGATCCGACACGGACGAGGACAAGACATCGGTCCACTTCGAGGAGGATTTCCACAAGCTCAGAGAGCTCCAGACCACAG AGCTGAAGATGTGCTCCCTGGCCGTGACCCCCAACGGGCACCTGGAGGGACGAGGcagcctgtcccctcccctcATCATGTGCACAGCGGCCACACCCATGCCTACTCCCAAGAGCTCACCATACCTGGACGCAGCCCCCAGCCTCCCAGACTCTCGGCGTGGCAGCAGCAGCTCCGGAGACCCGCCCCTGGGAGACCAGAAGCCTCCG GCCAACCTCCGAAGTTCTCCCTGCGCCCCCTGGGGCCCCAATGGTGCCTGGAGCAGCCGGCGTTCCAGCTGGAGCAGCCTGGGCCGTGCCCCCAGCCTCAAGCGCCGCAGCCAGTGCGGGGAACGTGAGTCCTTGCTGTCCGGCGAGGGCAAGGGCAGTACTGACGACGAAGCCGAGGACGGCAGGGCCACGCCGGGGCCCCGTGCCACCCCACTGCGGCGGGCCGAGTCCCTGGACCCACGGCCCCTCCGGCcggccccccacccacccaccaagtGTCGCGACTGCAACGGGCAGATGGTGGCCCTGCCCAGCGAGTTCTTCCTACGCGTCGACAGCCACCGGGAGGATGCGGCCGAGCTTGACGACGACTTGGAGGAT AGCTGCTGCTTCCGCCTGCACAAAGTTCTGGAGCCCTACAAGCCCCAGTGGTGCCGGAGCCGGGAGGCCTGGGCCCTCTACCTCTTCTCCCCACAGAACCG GTTCCGCGTCTCCTGCCAGAAGATCATCACGCACAAGATGTTTGATCACGTGGTCCTCGTCTTCATCTTCCTCAACTGCGTCACCATCGCCCTGGAGAGGCCTGACATTGACCCCGGCAGCACC GTGGTGGCCCTGGGGCTGCTTTCGGGCGAGCACGCCTACCTTCAGAGCAGCTGGAACCTGTTGGACGGGCTGCTGGTGCTGGTGTCCCTGGTCGACATTGTCGTGGCCATGGCCTCGGCTGGTGGCGCCAAGATCCTGGGCGTTCTGCGCGTGCTGCGTCTGCTGCGGACCTTGCGGCCTCTGAG GGTCATCAGCCGGGCCCCGGGCCTCAAGCTGGTGGTGGAGACGCTGATCTCGTCACTCAGGCCCATCGGGAACATCGTCCTCATCTGCTGCGCCTTCTTCATCATTTTTGGCATCTTGGGTGTGCAG CTCTTCAAAGGGAAGTTCTACTACTGCGAGGGCGGCGACACCAGGAACATCTCCACCAAGGCGCAGTGCCGGGCCGCCCACTACCGCTGGGTGAGGCGCAAGTACAACTTCGACAACCTGGGCCAG GCCCTGATGTCGCTGTTCGTGCTGTCGTCCAAAGACGGCTGGGTGAACATCATGTACGACGGGCTGGACGCCGTCGGTGTGGACCAGCAG CCCGTGCAGAACCACAACCCCTGGATGCTGCTGTACTTCATCTCCTTCCTGCTCATCGTCAGCTTCTTCGTGCTCAACATGTTCGTGGGCGTCGTGGTCGAGAACTTCCACAAGTGCCGGCAGcaccaggaggcggaggaggcgCGGCGGCGTGAGGAGAAGCGGCTACGGCGCCTGGAGAGGAGGCGCAGGAGTAAGGCGCTCCCGGTGGCGGTGGCGG AGGCCCAGCGCCGGCCCTACTATGCTGACTACTCGCCCACCCGCCGCTCCATTCACTCGCTGTGCACCAGCCACTATCTCGATCTCTTCATCACCTTCATTATCTGCGTCAATGTCATCACCATGTCCATGGAGCACTATAACCAACCAAAG TCGCTGGACGAGGCCCTCAAGTACTGCAACTACGTGTTCACCATCGTGTTTGTCTTCGAGGCTGCGCTGAAGCTGGTGGCGTTTGGGTTCCGTCGGTTCTTCAAGGACAG GTGGAACCAGCTGGACCTGGCCATCGTGCTGCTGTCACTCATGGGCATCACGCTGGAGGAGATAGAGATGAGCGCCGCGCTGCCCATCAACCCCACCATCATCCGCATCATGCGTGTGCTCCGCATCGCCCGGG TGCTGAAGCTGCTGAAGATGGCCACGGGCATGCGCGCCCTGCTGGACACCGTCGTGCAAGCCCTGCCCCAG GTGGGCAACCTGGGCCTTCTTTTCATGCTCCTGTTTTTTATCTATGCTGCGCTGGGAGTggagctgttcgggaggctgg AGTGCAGTGAAGACAACCCCTGCGAGGGCCTGAGCAGGCACGCCACCTTCAGCAACTTCGGCATGGCCTTCCTCACACTGTTCCGCGTGTCCACGGGGGACAACTGGAACGGGATCATGAAG GACACGCTGCGCGAGTGCACCCGCGAGGACAAGCACTGCCTGAGCTACCTGCCGGCGCTGTCGCCCGTCTACTTCGTGACCTTCGTGCTGGTGGCCCAGTTCGTGCTGGTGAACGTGGTGGTGGCCGTGCTCATGAAGCACCTGGAGGAGAGCAACAAGGAGGCACGCGAGGATGCAGAGTTGGACGCCGAGATCGAGCTGGAGCTGGCGCAGGGCCCCGGGGGTGCACGCCGGGTGGATGCAGACAGGCCTCCCTCGCCCCAGGAGAGTCCGGGCGCCAGGGACACCCCAAACCTCCTTGTCGCACGCAAGGTGTCCGTGTCCAGGATGCTCTCACTGCCCAACGACAGCTACATGTTCCGGCCTGTGGTGCCTGCGGCGGCGCCCCACCCCCGCCCGCTGCAGGAGGTGGAGATGGAGACCTATGGGGCCAGCACCCCCCTGG GCTCCGTGGCCTCTGCACACTCGCCGCCCGTGGAGTCCTGTGCCTCCCTCCAGATCCCATTGGCTGTGTCGTCTCCAGCCAGGAGCAGCGAGACCCTCCACGCCCTGTCCCCTCGGGGCACAGCCCGCTCCCCCAGCCTCAGCCGGCTGCTCTGCAGACAG GAGGCTGTGCGCGCTGATTCCTTGGAAGGGCAGATTGACGGCCCTAGGGACACCCTGGACCCTGCGGAGACTGGCGAGAAAACCCTGGTGAGGCCGGTGTCCCAGGGGGGCTCCCTGCAGTCTCCCCCACGCTCCCCACGGCCCGCCAGCACCCGCACCCGGAAGCACACCTTCGGACAGCGCTGCGTCTCCAGCCGGACGGCAGCCCCGGGCGGAGAGGAGGCCGAGGCCTCGGATCCAGCCGACGAGGAGGTCAGCCACATCACCAGCTCCGCCCGCCCCTGGCAGCCCGCGGCCGAGCCCCAGGGCCCCGAAGCCTCTCCCGTGGCCGGCGGCGAGCGGGACCTGCGCAGGCTCTACAGCGTGGACGCTCAGGGCTTCCTGGACAAGCCGGGCCGCGCGGACGAGCAGTGGCGGCCCTCGGCGGAGCTGGGCAGCGGGGAgcctggggaggccaaggcctggGGCCCCGAGGCCGAGCCCGCTCTGGGTGCGCGCAGAAAGAAGAAGATGAGCCCCCCCTGTATCTCGGTGGAGCCCCCGGCGGAGGATGAGGGCTCCGCGCGGCCCCCTGCAGCGGAGGGCGGCAGCACCACCCTGAGGCGCAGAACCCCGTCCTGTGAGGCCACCCCTCACAGGGACTCCCTGGAGCCCACGGAGGGCTCAGGCACCGGAGGGGACCCTGCAGCCAAGGGGGAGCGCTGGGGCCAGGCCTCCTGCCGGGCCGAGCACCTGACCGTCCCCAGCTTTGCCTTCGAGCCGCTGGACCTCGGGGGCCCCAGTGGAGATCCTTTTTTGGACGGTAGCCACAGCGTGACCCCAGAACCCAGAGCTTTCTCTTCAGGGGCCATAGTGCTCCTGGAACCCCCAGAAACAGACCCTCCCATGCCCGTCAGTGACCCCCCAGAGAAGAGGCGGGGGCCGTACCTCACAGTCCCCCAGTGTCCTCTGGAGAAACCAGGGTCCCCCTCAGCCACGCCTGCCCCAGGGGATGGTACAGATGACCCCGTGTAG